A DNA window from Cobetia marina contains the following coding sequences:
- a CDS encoding aspartate aminotransferase family protein → MEKVRGILDQNAFSMAHIDKADARIGALVRKRLETVGPTSMLFYEEPLHIVRGERVWLFDDQGKRYLDVYNNVPSIGHCHPRVVQAVAEQMGTLNVHNRYLHEGIHRYAERLLDTLPGALNRLVMMCTGSESNDMALRLARGWTGRQGIIVTEAAYHGNTAAVTEVSPSSYKQGTPPDHVHILPISRMSEQADPAAWFAEQVRYGIEQLEARGHGCAALLVDSIFSSDGIYADPAGFLKPAVELLQARGGLFISDEVQPGFGRTGQGMWGFSRHGVTPDVVTMGKPMGNGFPMSGLAAREELLAVLNADVGYFNTFGGSPVAVAAGTAVLDVIAEEDLMANATRQGEYFKRQLQDIQARFEEVSDVRGAGLFLGLDLCDPTRDGAPDAQRTTALINDLKRNGVLIGGAGKSGSTLKIRPPLCIERSEADLFLDRFEQSLKATAK, encoded by the coding sequence ATGGAAAAGGTACGCGGGATTCTGGATCAGAACGCCTTCAGCATGGCGCACATCGACAAGGCAGATGCGCGAATCGGCGCACTGGTGCGCAAGCGGCTGGAAACGGTAGGGCCGACGTCCATGCTCTTCTATGAGGAGCCGCTGCACATCGTACGAGGGGAACGGGTCTGGTTGTTCGATGATCAAGGCAAGCGCTACCTGGATGTCTACAACAATGTGCCGTCCATCGGCCACTGCCATCCTCGCGTGGTCCAGGCGGTCGCCGAACAGATGGGGACCCTCAACGTGCACAACCGCTATCTGCACGAAGGCATCCATCGCTATGCCGAGCGCCTGCTGGACACCCTGCCGGGCGCGCTCAATCGACTGGTGATGATGTGTACCGGCAGTGAAAGCAACGACATGGCGCTGAGGCTGGCGCGTGGTTGGACGGGCCGGCAGGGGATCATCGTCACCGAGGCGGCTTACCACGGCAACACGGCCGCCGTGACGGAAGTTTCACCGTCTTCCTACAAGCAGGGAACGCCGCCGGATCACGTACATATCCTGCCGATCTCCCGGATGAGTGAGCAGGCAGACCCAGCCGCCTGGTTCGCCGAGCAGGTGCGGTACGGCATCGAACAGCTGGAGGCGAGGGGCCATGGATGCGCGGCGCTGCTGGTCGACTCCATCTTCTCGAGCGATGGCATCTATGCAGACCCCGCAGGTTTCCTGAAGCCCGCGGTCGAACTCCTGCAGGCCCGGGGCGGCCTGTTCATCTCCGATGAGGTCCAGCCCGGCTTCGGGCGCACGGGGCAGGGGATGTGGGGCTTCTCGCGCCACGGCGTGACGCCGGATGTGGTGACCATGGGCAAACCGATGGGCAACGGCTTCCCGATGTCCGGGCTGGCGGCACGCGAGGAGTTGCTGGCGGTCCTGAACGCCGATGTGGGCTACTTCAATACCTTCGGTGGCTCACCGGTGGCAGTGGCTGCAGGCACGGCGGTGCTGGACGTGATCGCCGAGGAAGACCTGATGGCCAATGCCACACGTCAAGGCGAGTACTTCAAGCGACAGCTGCAGGATATTCAGGCACGTTTCGAGGAGGTGAGCGATGTCAGAGGCGCCGGGCTGTTCCTGGGGCTGGATCTTTGTGACCCGACGCGTGACGGAGCGCCCGACGCCCAGCGCACCACGGCGTTGATCAACGACCTCAAGCGCAATGGCGTGTTGATCGGCGGGGCCGGCAAGTCCGGCAGTACCTTGAAGATTCGCCCGCCACTGTGCATCGAACGCTCGGAAGCCGACCTCTTCCTGGACAGGTTCGAGCAATCCCTGAAGGCAACGGCGAAATGA
- a CDS encoding CobW family GTP-binding protein produces the protein MTQQHSIPVTLVAGFLGAGKTTLLNHLLNSDHGRRMAVMVNDFGAINIDSQLIVSQTQTTVSLANGCICCTVEGDLIAQLSTLLADPQTRPEHLVIEASGVSNPVKIANTLRYPQFRQSLHIDGILTVVDAAQFDDLDSNMTRLATEQLDAADIIILNKTDLLTPDQRTALKSRWLYPNARVIESEHGVVPLALLLGVERKTTAEPVSPDGHHAPAPTPSTTTFETFKTVPHQHDSLFDTWSWQSDIPLNLKALRNVMASLPAAIYRAKGICHVAEARDQRCILHLVGTRCEITPAGPWNGATPSTQLIMIGKRGVIDANTLRTLLEACHDEVETSSHPLMHSIK, from the coding sequence ATGACACAACAGCACAGCATTCCCGTCACGCTGGTCGCAGGCTTTCTCGGTGCGGGCAAGACGACGCTGCTCAATCATCTACTCAACAGTGACCATGGTCGCCGCATGGCCGTGATGGTGAATGATTTCGGGGCTATCAACATTGATTCACAGTTGATCGTCAGCCAGACCCAGACCACCGTCAGTCTGGCGAATGGATGTATTTGCTGCACGGTGGAGGGCGACCTGATCGCGCAACTTTCCACGCTGTTGGCAGACCCACAGACACGTCCCGAGCATCTGGTCATCGAAGCCAGCGGTGTCTCGAATCCGGTCAAGATCGCCAACACCTTGCGCTATCCTCAGTTTCGTCAGTCGCTCCATATCGATGGCATTCTGACGGTAGTCGATGCTGCTCAATTTGATGATCTGGATAGTAATATGACACGGCTGGCCACCGAACAGCTCGATGCCGCAGATATCATCATACTCAATAAAACCGACCTGCTCACACCGGATCAACGCACTGCACTCAAGTCACGCTGGCTATATCCAAACGCACGCGTGATAGAAAGTGAACATGGGGTGGTTCCGCTGGCGTTATTGCTCGGCGTCGAAAGAAAGACCACTGCTGAACCTGTCAGTCCTGATGGCCATCACGCCCCGGCACCGACGCCATCCACGACGACCTTCGAGACGTTCAAGACAGTACCTCACCAACACGATAGCCTGTTCGACACATGGAGCTGGCAAAGCGACATCCCGCTGAACCTGAAGGCTCTCCGCAACGTGATGGCCAGCCTCCCTGCCGCCATCTATCGTGCCAAGGGAATTTGTCATGTCGCGGAAGCTCGCGACCAGAGGTGCATTCTTCATCTTGTAGGAACGCGTTGCGAGATCACGCCTGCGGGGCCATGGAATGGAGCAACGCCAAGCACTCAATTGATCATGATTGGAAAGCGCGGCGTTATCGACGCCAATACCTTGAGGACGCTCCTTGAGGCATGTCATGACGAGGTAGAGACGAGCAGCCATCCACTGATGCATTCAATAAAATAA
- a CDS encoding nucleoid-associated protein gives MPILHSIIHRIDKGNSETPAQLVPAATTLAASDALEDLVSGLNDAYHGKAKNWGRFNEDAPAAFPTELAAFLAGDSDFASLTQTLASRLMPLIDDNLPTGGHLLVVDHQQGETRHLFMALLHHRDGFAIDETLAVTPARQLNLTQMSLAARLDISQWQGSSTSHPYLSWARDRGRTKLAEAFAETLGAQEQRDAGQETRTLLKAFSDYVEKEDMAEEASRQKTDTLVDYATDQAKLGEPITLDQLSELIDEEHPQAFYDHIRNSDYGLSPEIPPDKKTLNQFKRFTGRAAGVSISFDSHLLGDSVEYDEASDRLIIKQVPTGLRDQLKQR, from the coding sequence ATGCCGATCCTGCACAGCATCATTCACCGTATCGACAAGGGCAACAGCGAGACGCCGGCCCAGCTGGTGCCTGCCGCCACGACCCTGGCGGCATCCGATGCACTGGAGGATCTGGTGTCCGGGCTCAATGATGCCTACCACGGCAAGGCCAAGAACTGGGGCCGTTTCAATGAAGACGCGCCTGCTGCCTTCCCCACGGAACTGGCGGCCTTCCTCGCAGGTGATAGCGATTTCGCGAGCCTGACCCAGACGCTTGCCAGTCGTCTCATGCCGCTGATCGATGACAACCTCCCGACAGGCGGCCATCTGCTGGTGGTGGATCACCAACAGGGCGAGACGCGTCATCTGTTCATGGCGTTGCTGCACCATCGTGATGGCTTCGCGATCGACGAGACCCTTGCGGTGACGCCTGCCCGCCAGCTCAACCTGACCCAGATGTCATTGGCCGCGCGACTGGATATCAGTCAGTGGCAAGGCAGCTCGACCTCTCACCCCTATCTGTCCTGGGCACGTGATCGCGGACGCACCAAGCTCGCCGAGGCCTTCGCCGAAACGCTGGGCGCGCAGGAGCAGCGGGATGCCGGCCAGGAAACCCGCACCCTGCTCAAGGCGTTCAGCGACTATGTCGAGAAGGAAGACATGGCCGAGGAAGCCAGCCGGCAGAAGACCGACACCCTGGTCGATTACGCCACCGACCAGGCCAAGCTCGGCGAGCCGATCACGCTGGACCAGCTGTCTGAGCTGATCGATGAGGAGCACCCGCAGGCCTTCTACGACCACATTCGCAACAGCGACTATGGGCTGTCACCGGAAATCCCGCCGGACAAGAAGACGCTCAACCAGTTCAAGCGTTTCACCGGGCGCGCCGCGGGCGTCTCGATCAGCTTTGACTCGCACCTGCTGGGTGACTCAGTGGAATACGATGAGGCCAGCGATCGTCTGATCATCAAACAGGTCCCGACCGGCCTGCGCGATCAGCTCAAGCAGCGCTGA